In the Loxodonta africana isolate mLoxAfr1 chromosome 1, mLoxAfr1.hap2, whole genome shotgun sequence genome, one interval contains:
- the TIGIT gene encoding T-cell immunoreceptor with Ig and ITIM domains, protein MWWYLLLIWAQGLRQTLLSTSGAVAGRIVTAGNISAEEGSSVTLQCHLSSTVATVTQVNWERPRQTLAIHHAELGWHIYPAFQGRVVPGPGLGLTLQLLTTNDTGEYLCIYHTFPDGIYQEKLFLEVLGSSVAEHSTGFRIPWLGALAAVPVVICTAVIRVVALARKKRSLRVLSAESGLRRMPFEQEDGSPGIALSAGSCVQAEAAPANHSRGQREDDCAEPHDYFNVLSYRSLESFNFMAETS, encoded by the exons ATGTGGTGGTATCTTCTCCTCATTTGGGCCCAGGGCCTGAGGCAGACTCTTCTTTCCACCTCAG GAGCTGTGGCAGGGAGAATAGTAACAGCGGGCAACATTTCTGCAGAGGAAGGCAGCTCTGTCACTTTACAATGTCACCTCTCTTCCACTGTGGCGACGGTGACCCAGGTCAACTGGGAGCGGCCGCGCCAAACTCTGGCCATTCATCATGCTGAACTGGGGTGGCACATCTACCCAGCCTTCCAGGGACGAGTGGTGCCGGGGCCCGGCCTGGGCCTCACACTCCAGCTGCTGACGACCAATGACACGGGGGAGTACTTGTGCATCTATCATACCTTCCCTGACGGCATTTACCAAGAGAAACTCTTTCTGGAAGTCCTGGGAAGCTCAG TGGCTGAGCACAGCACTGGCTTCCGGATCCCCTGGCTTGGAGCCTTGGCCGCAGTGCCGGTGGTCATCTGCACAGCAGTCATCAGGGTGGTCGCATTGGCTAGAAAG aagAGATCTCTTCGAGTCCTTTCTGCAGAAAGTGGCCTGAGGAGAATGCCATTTGAACAGGAGGATGGGAGCCCGGGCATTGCCTTATCCGCTGGAAGCTGTGTCCAGGCAGAAGCTGCACCTGCCAACCACAGCAGAGGACAGAGGGAAGACGACTGTGCTGAGCCGCATGACTACTTCAACGTCCTGAGTTACCGCAGCCTGGAGAGTTTCAACTTCATGGCAGAGACTAGTTAG